In Malus sylvestris chromosome 16, drMalSylv7.2, whole genome shotgun sequence, the following are encoded in one genomic region:
- the LOC126606738 gene encoding probable methyltransferase PMT14 isoform X1, which produces MGPKHNSSGNRTRSTLSIFVVISLCCFFYLLGAWQKSGFGKGDKIAFQVTKQKDCNVFAELNSDLNFETHHNVVEIVEPSEPKAKEFKPCHVKYADYTPCQEQDRAMKFPRENMIYRERHCPPEEEKLHCLIPAREGYMTPFPWPKGRDYVHYGNVPYKSLTVEKAVQNWVQFQGNVFKFPGGGTMFPQGADAYIDELASVIPIADGSVRTALDTGCGVASWGAYLLKRNVLAMSFAPRDNHEAQVQFALERGVPAVIGVLGSIRLPYPARAFDMAQCSRCLIPWTANDGMYLKEVDRVLRPGGYWILSGPPINWKTYYKTWKRSKEDVQAEQKQIEALAESLCWEKKYEKGDMAIWKKKVNTKSCRRKSVDVCQTEDTDDVWYKKMDTCVTPSPEVTNANEVAVGELKFPARLYAVPPRIANGLVVGVTTKSYQEDNKLWKKHVNVYKRINRLIGTTRYRNVMDMNACLGGFAAALESRKLWVMNVVPTIAKNTLGVIYERGLIGIYHDWCEGFSTYPRSYDLIHASGVFSLYKNDRCKLEDILLEMDRILRPEGTVILRDEVDVLNKVRKIVGGMRWDAKIMDHEDGPLVPEKILVVVKQYWVAGSGNSTSSDE; this is translated from the exons ATGGGCCCCAAGCATAATTCTTCAGGAAACAGAACAAGAAGCACATTATCTATATTTGTTGTgatttctctttgttgtttcttcTACCTTCTTGGAGCATGGCAAAAGAGCGGTTTTGGAAAAGGTGATAAGATAGCATTTCAAGTTACCAAACAGAAAGATTGCAATGTCTTTGCTGAGTTGAACTctgatttgaactttgaaactCATCACAATGTCGTGGAGATAGTTGAACCTTCTGAACCTAAAGCCAAAGAGTTCAAACCTTGTCATGTGAAATATGCTGATTATACCCCTTGTCAAGAGCAAGACCGAGCAATGAAATTCCCCAGGGAAAATATGATATACAGGGAAAGACATTGTCCACCAGAAGAGGAAAAATTGCATTGTCTTATTCCAGCACGGGAAGGGTATATGACTCCATTCCCCTGGCCTAAAGGCCGTGACTATGTCCACTATGGAAATGTACCTTATAAAAGCCTCACAGTTGAGAAAGCTGTACAGAACTGGGTGCAATTTCAGGgaaatgttttcaaatttcCAGGTGGAGGAACAATGTTCCCCCAAGGCGCAGATGCATATATTGATGAACTTGCATCAGTTATTCCAATTGCAGATGGCTCTGTCAGGACAGCATTGGATACCGGTTGTGGA GTTGCAAGTTGGGGTGCATACTTATTGAAGAGAAATGTATTAGCCATGTCCTTTGCACCGCGGGACAATCATGAAGCCCAAGTGCAGTTTGCATTGGAGCGAGGAGTACCTGCTGTTATCGGTGTGCTTGGATCGATTCGTCTTCCATACCCAGCTAGGGCCTTTGATATGGCCCAGTGCTCTCGGTGTTTAATTCCATGGACTGCAAATG ATGGAATGTACCTAAAAGAAGTTGATAGGGTCCTTAGACCTGGTGGATACTGGATATTGTCTGGACCTCCAATTAATTGGAAGACCTACTACAAAACGTGGAAGCGGTCTAAGGAGGACGTGCAGGCAGAGCAAAAACAGATTGAAGCACTAGCTGAAAGTCTTTGCTGGGAGAAAAAGTATGAGAAAGGAGATATGGCTATCTGGAAGAAAAAAGTTAATACAAAATCCTGCAGGAGAAAGTCTGTCGATGTATGCCAGACAGAGGATACTGATGATGTCTG GTACAAGAAAATGGACACATGTGTAACCCCTTCTCCTGAGGTAACCAATGCAAATGAAGTAGCTGTAGGGGAGTTGAAGTTTCCTGCAAGGCTTTATGCAGTCCCTCCTCGAATAGCTAATGGTTTAGTTGTGGGGGTTACAACCAAATCTTACCAAGAGGACAATAAACTTTGGAAAAAGCATGTAAATGTTTACAAAAGAATCAACAGATTGATTGGCACTACAAGATATCGGAATGTGATGGATATGAATGCATGCCTTGGAGGATTTGCAGCAGCCCTTGAATCACGAAAATTGTGGGTTATGAATGTTGTGCCTACAATTGCAAAGAATACTTTAGGTGTTATTTATGAGAGAGGTCTAATCGGCATATATCATGACTG GTGTGAAGGCTTTTCTACGTACCCAAGGTCATATGACCTTATTCATGCTAGCGGTGTGTTCAGCTTGTACAAGAACGA CAGGTGCAAACTGGAAGACATCCTTTTGGAGATGGATCGCATTTTGCGGCCAGAAGGGACAGTCATCCTCAGGGATGAAGTCGATGTCCTTAACAAGGTTAGGAAGATTGTCGGGGGCATGAGATGGGATGCCAAAATTATGGATCACGAGGATGGGCCCCTTGTTCCTGAGAAGATATTGGTCGTCGTTAAACAGTACTGGGTTGCCGGCAGTGGAAACAGCACATCCAGTGATGAGTAA
- the LOC126606738 gene encoding probable methyltransferase PMT14 isoform X2 has translation MGPKHNSSGNRTRSTLSIFVVISLCCFFYLLGAWQKSGFGKGDKIAFQVTKQKDCNVFAELNSDLNFETHHNVVEIVEPSEPKAKEFKPCHVKYADYTPCQEQDRAMKFPRENMIYRERHCPPEEEKLHCLIPAREGYMTPFPWPKGRDYVHYGNVPYKSLTVEKAVQNWVQFQGNVFKFPGGGTMFPQGADAYIDELASVIPIADGSVRTALDTGCGVASWGAYLLKRNVLAMSFAPRDNHEAQVQFALERGVPAVIGVLGSIRLPYPARAFDMAQCSRCLIPWTANDGMYLKEVDRVLRPGGYWILSGPPINWKTYYKTWKRSKEDVQAEQKQIEALAESLCWEKKYEKGDMAIWKKKVNTKSCRRKSVDVCQTEDTDDVWYKKMDTCVTPSPEVTNANEVAVGELKFPARLYAVPPRIANGLVVGVTTKSYQEDNKLWKKHVNVYKRINRLIGTTRYRNVMDMNACLGGFAAALESRKLWVMNVVPTIAKNTLGVIYERGLIGIYHDWCEGFSTYPRSYDLIHASGVFSLYKNECKLEDILLEMDRILRPEGTVILRDEVDVLNKVRKIVGGMRWDAKIMDHEDGPLVPEKILVVVKQYWVAGSGNSTSSDE, from the exons ATGGGCCCCAAGCATAATTCTTCAGGAAACAGAACAAGAAGCACATTATCTATATTTGTTGTgatttctctttgttgtttcttcTACCTTCTTGGAGCATGGCAAAAGAGCGGTTTTGGAAAAGGTGATAAGATAGCATTTCAAGTTACCAAACAGAAAGATTGCAATGTCTTTGCTGAGTTGAACTctgatttgaactttgaaactCATCACAATGTCGTGGAGATAGTTGAACCTTCTGAACCTAAAGCCAAAGAGTTCAAACCTTGTCATGTGAAATATGCTGATTATACCCCTTGTCAAGAGCAAGACCGAGCAATGAAATTCCCCAGGGAAAATATGATATACAGGGAAAGACATTGTCCACCAGAAGAGGAAAAATTGCATTGTCTTATTCCAGCACGGGAAGGGTATATGACTCCATTCCCCTGGCCTAAAGGCCGTGACTATGTCCACTATGGAAATGTACCTTATAAAAGCCTCACAGTTGAGAAAGCTGTACAGAACTGGGTGCAATTTCAGGgaaatgttttcaaatttcCAGGTGGAGGAACAATGTTCCCCCAAGGCGCAGATGCATATATTGATGAACTTGCATCAGTTATTCCAATTGCAGATGGCTCTGTCAGGACAGCATTGGATACCGGTTGTGGA GTTGCAAGTTGGGGTGCATACTTATTGAAGAGAAATGTATTAGCCATGTCCTTTGCACCGCGGGACAATCATGAAGCCCAAGTGCAGTTTGCATTGGAGCGAGGAGTACCTGCTGTTATCGGTGTGCTTGGATCGATTCGTCTTCCATACCCAGCTAGGGCCTTTGATATGGCCCAGTGCTCTCGGTGTTTAATTCCATGGACTGCAAATG ATGGAATGTACCTAAAAGAAGTTGATAGGGTCCTTAGACCTGGTGGATACTGGATATTGTCTGGACCTCCAATTAATTGGAAGACCTACTACAAAACGTGGAAGCGGTCTAAGGAGGACGTGCAGGCAGAGCAAAAACAGATTGAAGCACTAGCTGAAAGTCTTTGCTGGGAGAAAAAGTATGAGAAAGGAGATATGGCTATCTGGAAGAAAAAAGTTAATACAAAATCCTGCAGGAGAAAGTCTGTCGATGTATGCCAGACAGAGGATACTGATGATGTCTG GTACAAGAAAATGGACACATGTGTAACCCCTTCTCCTGAGGTAACCAATGCAAATGAAGTAGCTGTAGGGGAGTTGAAGTTTCCTGCAAGGCTTTATGCAGTCCCTCCTCGAATAGCTAATGGTTTAGTTGTGGGGGTTACAACCAAATCTTACCAAGAGGACAATAAACTTTGGAAAAAGCATGTAAATGTTTACAAAAGAATCAACAGATTGATTGGCACTACAAGATATCGGAATGTGATGGATATGAATGCATGCCTTGGAGGATTTGCAGCAGCCCTTGAATCACGAAAATTGTGGGTTATGAATGTTGTGCCTACAATTGCAAAGAATACTTTAGGTGTTATTTATGAGAGAGGTCTAATCGGCATATATCATGACTG GTGTGAAGGCTTTTCTACGTACCCAAGGTCATATGACCTTATTCATGCTAGCGGTGTGTTCAGCTTGTACAAGAACGA GTGCAAACTGGAAGACATCCTTTTGGAGATGGATCGCATTTTGCGGCCAGAAGGGACAGTCATCCTCAGGGATGAAGTCGATGTCCTTAACAAGGTTAGGAAGATTGTCGGGGGCATGAGATGGGATGCCAAAATTATGGATCACGAGGATGGGCCCCTTGTTCCTGAGAAGATATTGGTCGTCGTTAAACAGTACTGGGTTGCCGGCAGTGGAAACAGCACATCCAGTGATGAGTAA